The Oncorhynchus nerka isolate Pitt River linkage group LG11, Oner_Uvic_2.0, whole genome shotgun sequence genome includes the window GGCCCCACGTTGTCTCCAGTCAACTCGTTGTGCTTTATGTGTGATTTGTCACAAACAGGAAACTGCAACAGGAAACAACTTAATATTAGCTGATACACATAGTACGAGGAATTGCTTATAGATAGGCGAACTAGAGCCCCCCCTGCATAGTTGACCATTTATTTCGTCTTATTGCTTCCCCTTGGCCTCAAAAGACCGTGAGAATGGAAAAAGAAACTGCTGACATCCGCATAAATTGCGGAGGTTAGAAGACCACTAGCTATAGCAATAAGTCTTTGCGTCTAACATGATCTAAAATCAATCTCAAGCCAACCCCCCCATCCAATTTCCAACGCATAAAGGCTTATCAGGGCCTGTATTCaaaaagcgtctcagagtagaaaTGCGATCTAGGATTAGGTTCCCCCTGTCCATATAGTCTTATTCATGATCTGTCTGGCAACATTGATCCTCAGCACTCCTACTGAGAGACTTTGtgaatatttattttttatttaacaaggcaataTGGGTGCCGAAATGACTAAGAAGGTGTGGTGTTAGCAATAACCATTCTACTCTACTTCTAGTCCAATTTACCGTTTTGGAGCGCCAACAGCGGCAGTAGCAGACGTTTGTTCTCTTCAAGTCCTCAATATCGATCTCGTTGACCACTTTGGGGTTCTCCTTCTGGATCTTCAGGTTGATCAGGCTGtccttctgcttcttcttcttgggCAGGAAGGGCCTGATGGTGAGGTAGCCCAGCAGGGCCAAGATTCCCAGGAGAGGCAGCAACCGGAGCCAGTCAGAGACTGggaagaaaacacacacagatgtTGGATCTCCTCAAATTGTTCCATCCCTGCGGTTCCCATAACATTCTGCCTGGGGTGTCCTGTATCAGTGTCCGATGCTATGACGCCTATGGCACCTTTGAGGGCTGTGTATTTGAATCTCACGGCAATCAAATGAAATGGCTTTTGATTAAAAAGAAGGGTGCCTAATGGGAGAATGTTGATCTCATTATACGATTTATCTCTAATTCAAAAGGCAAATGTAAAAACACCATCAAATCCgaacaaataataaaataattgaATGAGGCGCTCATCCTTGAAGCTGCTAGACTGAAGTTGGCTGTACGGAGGCATCGTTTACACAGGcatccaattctgatatttttttcaatAATCACATCCGATCTTTCACATCAGATCtatttcagagctgatctgattggtcaacaatTAGTGAAAAATACCAGAATTAGTCTgcttgtgtaaacacagccttatATATTTTTTCCACTATTTGGTCTTTtgacagtctaaacacagccataGTGTCTTTAGATTCCTGCAGGGACATTTCACTTGACTCCCATCTTTTCCTGAGAGTGAAAACATTAAAATGACAAATATAATATAGGCCTGGAAAAAACCTCAGTACTTATGCTACCGACTTCAGGCAATTTAACTTCAAAGCTACATAGCAATGAAATGAACTATAATTGAGCTTCCATTGCCATGCCAATTATTCCAGTCGCTTCATGTTCATGCATCTCCTATAGATTTGCAAGCGAAGACTTATTAAATCAATGTTTACAACGTCAATGATTCTCAGTATGGAGCACCTCAGGGCAATGGGAGAAACCATAATTTACCACTACTGCTTTCCAGACCTGGTTTCAAATCCTATTTGAATTCATTTCAAATATtgtctgtgcttgattgagcatgCCTGGCTTAATGGACAaatagaatagtcccaaaacTGCATACCCCCTCCCATTTGGCAATCCAGACAGAATAGGGGAAAACACTAAAAGCATTTGAAAGATTTGGAAATATTACTTGAACCCGGGTCTGCTGCTTTCCTTAGCAAGGGGCATGTAATCTCCACACTCAAGGATATCTGGTATGAAGGCCCAACTCAGAACCCCAGCCACTAGTTTAGGGCTATTTTTAGGTCCCAAATCTGACACTTTCCTACAGGGGTGCATTCAGCGTTCACCCCAAAGGTCAAACTTAAGCGTTTCTTCAAGTTGTCAAAGCTTGAAACAACTAAGAGGTCCCATAGCTCATTTAAAGCCAACACTTACAGTGGGTTTGTCATAGTACTTAAATTCAAGGCATAACTTTTCAATGTTGTGCACTGACAGCTACTGTCGTCAGACCAATTTTCCTCTCTCACAACTACTCAGAAAAGCTTGTGTGTGAGCCTCGTTCAGGTGTAGGGTGAGAGGAATCTGTTCTCCATTGAGGAAGCACGCCATCCTAGATTTACACTGCTCTATGGGAATACTGTGAGAGCGTATTTAGGGTTTTGCAGCTAAGGCAAAGGAAAGGTTTGTAGACGCACAGTTTAGTGACATCAAATTGTATTAGCAGCAGTTTCAAAAGGAACTTCTATATTGTATATCTATATAGTATTGTTCAGTGAGTCTGATTAGCCTACATGTGACTGGTCGGTAACGTTTTACTTGAAGCAGCTTCTCAAATGTTATTATCGTCTTATAAACATTTAGACCGCCAATAGGCCTATAGTTGGTTCCCTCTGTTTTTAGGTGACTTTCAGAAGCTAGACACTTTTGCTTCATTGACTGACTGGTCTCAATGTGCCTGCCTGCCATGAGAGCAAGAATCATCACTGCTAATAGCATATACTTTGCTCATGTCAAGCAATGAACTCCATCAACTGAAGCTTGGAGATGGTTGCTTATGCATACAGGAGTATGTCAAACACACATCACTGTAGCCTGTATATCAAAGTATAAAACAGCCTCAACTTGGATTTTAATTTGTACATCTATTTTGTTGTAGCCTCATGTTTCATGTGCTTGGAATAACATGGTTTAG containing:
- the LOC115137256 gene encoding CDGSH iron-sulfur domain-containing protein 2A translates to MVLETISRIIKIQLPAYLKKLPLPETIGGFARLTVSDWLRLLPLLGILALLGYLTIRPFLPKKKKQKDSLINLKIQKENPKVVNEIDIEDLKRTNVCYCRCWRSKTFPVCDKSHIKHNELTGDNVGPLILKKKIL